Proteins from a genomic interval of Acanthopagrus latus isolate v.2019 chromosome 7, fAcaLat1.1, whole genome shotgun sequence:
- the LOC119022589 gene encoding glutamine-rich protein 1-like isoform X1 yields the protein MNNSLDGTGSYEELVRQKARSIPQHRMKEFLESLASKGPDALQEFSQQSTDTTTTTTTMVYQQEANCIYTDSTEVAGSLLELACPVQVQVQPQQQQIQESTSQQQAVQQNTEQQIVQVQIQGQQQGQMLGQVLQVPSGSHQQLQGVTTAQLIQPGELTEEQHQQLQAQLVAAVAGGQQIQIQTVGALSPTQQQDNAERRVLGTTVATSQGAGVLQPAKKRKVDMPITVSYALPGQQVATVLAIPQGQGQQQSYVSLRPDLLTVDSSHLYSATGTITSPTGETWTIPVYSAPAGSSGREQVTHIAIPQEAYGTVQVAGTNTTTMTTMPTQVTVENDKLKIPASQTQTAQAVSSITSSGGMGGQEEVVHTLAANTLFPAQLMNGNIHIPVAVQGYSNATQSLIWDPQQQVLHTQGLSGQDAQQLQVLTQMGQTVVAEVDGHGQQQVQVQELLLPATLKPEEGLDVWRLWAQRKNTELEKSDKNKLAPIGRRQALRFQEDLVSCAVAELCMGLSLMTTEARGHEGESYEADVLYYVFLCIQKYLFDNGRVDDVFSDQYYTRFAHSLHQILDPWRPSIHPLGYVIPSHVTEEMLWECKQLGAHSPSTLLTTLMFFNTKYFHLKTVDQHLKVAFSKVLRHTRKSPNNPKDKSTSIRYLKSTERFIGQKVTDDMYSEQLEDPENPLRCPIKLYDFYLFKCPQSAKGRNDTFYLTPEPVVAPNSPIWYSTQPIPKEQLEQMLARILVVREIQEAINMSESVH from the exons ATGAATAACTCCCTGGATGGTACGGGCTCCTATGAGGAGCTTGTGCGGCAGAAGGCTCGGAGCATCCCTCAGCACCGCATGAAGGAGTTCCTGGAGTCCTTGGCCAGCAAGGGTCCAGATGCCCTGCAGGAGTTCAGCCAGCAAAGCACAGATACGACaactaccaccaccaccatggtCTACCAGCAAGAGGCTAACTGCATCTACACGGACAGCACGGAGGTGGCAGGGTCGTTGTTGGAACTGGCTTGTCCG GTTCAAGTGCAGGTCcagccacagcagcaacagatacAGGAGTCCACGTCTCAGCAGCAGGCTGTACAGCAGAATACAGAGCAACAGATAGTGCAG GTGCAGATTCAGGGCCAGCAGCAAGGTCAGATGCTGGGTCAGGTCCTTCAAGTGCCCTCTGGCTCCCATCAGCAGCTTCAAGGTGTGACCACTGCACAGCTGATTCAGCCTGGGGAGCTCACAGAGGAGCAACACCAGCAG CTTCAAGCTCAGTTGGTGGCAGCTGTTGCAGGAGGTCAGCAGATCCAAATCCAGACAGTGGGTGCCCTCTCTCCCACCCAGCAGCAGGACAACGCTGAGAGGAGGGTGCTAGGAACCACCGTTGCCACGTCACAGGGAGCAGGTGTCCTCCAGCCAGCAAAGAAGCGCAAGGTTGACATGCCCATCACTGTGTCATATGCCCTGCCCGGTCAGCAAGTAGCCACCGTCCTGGCTATCCCTCAGGGACAGGGCCAGCAACAGAGTTACGTGTCTCTGCGGCCAGACCTCCTAACTGTGGACAGCTCCCACCTTTACAGCGCTACAGGCACTATCACCAGTCCCACAGGGGAGACCTGGACAATCCCTGTCTACTCTGCTCCCGCTGGTTCCAGTGGACGGGAGCAGGTCACACACATCGCCATCCCCCAGGAGGCCTATGGAACAGTGCAGGTTGCTGGGACAAACACTACAACAATGACTACAATGCCAACACAAGTTACTGTTGAAAATGACAAGCTGAAAATCCCTGCAAGCCAGACTCAGACAGCGCAGGCCGTTTCCAGCATTACGAGCTCTGGAGGAATGGGAGGCCAAGAAGAAGTGGTGCACACACtggctgcaaacacactgtTCCCTGCCCAGCTGATGAATGGAAACATCCACATCCCAGTGGCAGTACAGGGCTACTCCAACGCTACACAGTCTCTTATCTGGGATCCACAGCAGCAGGTGCTACACACACAAGGGCTGTCGGGACAAGATGCACAGCAGCTACAGGTACTAACGCAGATG GGTCAGACAGTTGTAGCAGAGGTAGATGGCCATGGTCAGCAGCAAGTGCAGGTTCAGGAGCTGCTGTTGCCTGCCACTCTGAAGCCAGAAGAGGGGCTGGACGTGTGGCGGCTTTGggctcagaggaaaaacacagagttagaaaaatcagacaaaaacaagctggCCCCGATTGGCC ggCGCCAGGCACTGCGTTTCCAGGAGGACCTGGTGTCATGTGCAGTAGCGGAGCTCTGCATGGGTCTCTCTTTGATGACAACAGAGGCTCGGGGGCATGAAGGGGAGTCTTATGAGGCGGATGTTCTCTATTATGTATTTCTGTGCATACAAAAG tATCTGTTTGATAACGGTCGTGTGGATGACGTTTTCTCAGATCAGTACTACACTCGCTTCGCTCACAGTCTGCACCAGATCTTGGATCCGTGGAGACCATCTATTCATCCGCTAG GTTACGTTATCCCCAGCCATGTGACGGAGGAGATGCTGTGGGAATGTAAACAGCTGGGAGCTCATTCTCCTTCAACACTGCTCACAACGCTAATGTTCTTCAACACCAA GTATTTCCACCTGAAGACAGTTGACCAGCACCTAAAAGTGGCCTTTTCTAAGGTGCTGAGACACACCAGAAAGAGTCCCAACAACCCCAAAGACAAGAGCACCAGTATCCGATACCTGAAGTCAACGGAGAGGTTCATCGGGCAGAAAG TCACAGACGACATGTactcagagcagctggaggatcCAGAGAACCCGCTGCGATGCCCCATCAAGCTCTATGATTTCTACCTCTTCAAATG TCCGCAGAGCGCCAAAGGTCGCAATGACACCTTCTACCTGACTCCAGAGCCCGTGGTGGCCCCCAACAGCCCCATCTGGTATTCAACCCAACCAATCCCAAAAGAACAGCTGGAGCAGATGCTCGCCCGCATCCTCGTCGTCCGCGAAATCCAGGAAGCCATTAACATGTCTGAGAGCGTGCACTAG
- the LOC119022590 gene encoding receptor-type tyrosine-protein phosphatase V-like has protein sequence MRVQTFSRTQLLEEFRSRCQELAADNSRGFKQEFEELNEVGKDLPTRAGDTEANREKNRYPYILPYDHCRVRLSVQNANPHSDYINANFVPGGGSERDFICTQAPMHNTMADFWRMVWEQNVRIIVMVTALRHKDIVLCDKYWPLDPGSVYHGLIQVTTVTRKQGPDYFVSTINLRKRDCPTDRIITHYYYPSWPDQGIPKDASLCAFTEHVRQNLEATPRLGPAVVHCSAGVGRSGTFVTLLWMMQLCVRGIRPDVRAAVEDLRLHRMWTVQNRDQYIFVHRCLLHWLSERASAGPQTPGASSNANQRNQGRPHSSSAREHREGRRRQHRRRASEQPQNSVQQMLNPGNILRRILPSSSLFKSGSHTS, from the exons ATGAG GGTGCAAACCTTCTCCAGGACGCAACTTCTCGAGGAGTTTCGCTCTCGCTGCCAGGAGCTCGCAGCAGATAACAGCCGGGGCTTTAAACAGGAGTTTGAG GAGCTAAATGAAGTTGGCAAAGACCTCCCGACCAGGGCGGGAGACACGGAGGccaacagagagaagaacagaTACCCCTACATACTGCCCT ATGACCACTGTCGCGTGAGGCTGTCGGTTCAAAACGCCAACCCACACAGCGACTACATCAACGCAAATTTTGTGCCT GGCGGAGGATCAGAGAGGGACTTCATCTGCACCCAGGCTCCGATGCATAACACCATGGCTGACTTCTGGAGGATGGTGTGGGAGCAGAACGTCAGGATAATCGTCATGGTGACAGCGCTGAGACACAAGGACATA gtgctgTGTGATAAGTACTGGCCTCTGGATCCAGGATCAGTTTATCATGGACTGATCCAAGTGACAACGGTGACCCGTAAACAAGGCCCAGATTATTTTGTCTCCACCATTAACCTCAGAAAG agagaCTGTCCGACAGACAGGATAATAACACACTACTACTACCCTTCCTGGCCAGATCAGGGCATCCCTAAAGACGCATCACTCTGTGCCTTCACTGAGCATGTGCGGCAGAATTTGGAAGCCACCCCCCGTCTGGGGCCGGCTGTGGTGCACTGCAG TGCAGGTGTCGGGCGTTCTGGGACATTTGTGACGTTGTTGTGGatgatgcagctgtgtgtgagggGCATCCGGCCTGATGTCCGGGCAGCTGTGGAGGATCTACGGCTACATCGAATGTGGACGGTCCAGAATCGG GACCAGTACATATTTGTTCATCGGTGTCTGCTGCACTGGCTCAGTGAAAGAGCCTCGGCAGG CCCACAGACTCCCGGAGCCAGTTCAAACGCTAACCAACGCAATCAGGGTCGACCCCACAGCTCCTCGGCACGGGAGCACCGAGAAGGGAGAAGGAGGCAACACCGGCGTCGAGCGTCGGAGCAACCACAGAACTCGGTGCAGCAGATGCTGAACCCTGGAAACATACTGAGGAGGATACTGCCTTCTTCCTCACTGTTTAAATCAGGCTCACACACTTCCTGA
- the LOC119022589 gene encoding glutamine-rich protein 1-like isoform X2: protein MNNSLDGTGSYEELVRQKARSIPQHRMKEFLESLASKGPDALQEFSQQSTDTTTTTTTMVYQQEANCIYTDSTEVAGSLLELACPVQVQVQPQQQQIQESTSQQQAVQQNTEQQIVQVQIQGQQQGQMLGQVLQVPSGSHQQLQGVTTAQLIQPGELTEEQHQQLQAQLVAAVAGGQQIQIQTVGALSPTQQQDNAERRVLGTTVATSQGAGVLQPAKKRKVDMPITVSYALPGQQVATVLAIPQGQGQQQSYVSLRPDLLTVDSSHLYSATGTITSPTGETWTIPVYSAPAGSSGREQVTHIAIPQEAYGTVQVAGTNTTTMTTMPTQVTVENDKLKIPASQTQTAQAVSSITSSGGMGGQEEVVHTLAANTLFPAQLMNGNIHIPVAVQGYSNATQSLIWDPQQQVLHTQGLSGQDAQQLQGQTVVAEVDGHGQQQVQVQELLLPATLKPEEGLDVWRLWAQRKNTELEKSDKNKLAPIGRRQALRFQEDLVSCAVAELCMGLSLMTTEARGHEGESYEADVLYYVFLCIQKYLFDNGRVDDVFSDQYYTRFAHSLHQILDPWRPSIHPLGYVIPSHVTEEMLWECKQLGAHSPSTLLTTLMFFNTKYFHLKTVDQHLKVAFSKVLRHTRKSPNNPKDKSTSIRYLKSTERFIGQKVTDDMYSEQLEDPENPLRCPIKLYDFYLFKCPQSAKGRNDTFYLTPEPVVAPNSPIWYSTQPIPKEQLEQMLARILVVREIQEAINMSESVH from the exons ATGAATAACTCCCTGGATGGTACGGGCTCCTATGAGGAGCTTGTGCGGCAGAAGGCTCGGAGCATCCCTCAGCACCGCATGAAGGAGTTCCTGGAGTCCTTGGCCAGCAAGGGTCCAGATGCCCTGCAGGAGTTCAGCCAGCAAAGCACAGATACGACaactaccaccaccaccatggtCTACCAGCAAGAGGCTAACTGCATCTACACGGACAGCACGGAGGTGGCAGGGTCGTTGTTGGAACTGGCTTGTCCG GTTCAAGTGCAGGTCcagccacagcagcaacagatacAGGAGTCCACGTCTCAGCAGCAGGCTGTACAGCAGAATACAGAGCAACAGATAGTGCAG GTGCAGATTCAGGGCCAGCAGCAAGGTCAGATGCTGGGTCAGGTCCTTCAAGTGCCCTCTGGCTCCCATCAGCAGCTTCAAGGTGTGACCACTGCACAGCTGATTCAGCCTGGGGAGCTCACAGAGGAGCAACACCAGCAG CTTCAAGCTCAGTTGGTGGCAGCTGTTGCAGGAGGTCAGCAGATCCAAATCCAGACAGTGGGTGCCCTCTCTCCCACCCAGCAGCAGGACAACGCTGAGAGGAGGGTGCTAGGAACCACCGTTGCCACGTCACAGGGAGCAGGTGTCCTCCAGCCAGCAAAGAAGCGCAAGGTTGACATGCCCATCACTGTGTCATATGCCCTGCCCGGTCAGCAAGTAGCCACCGTCCTGGCTATCCCTCAGGGACAGGGCCAGCAACAGAGTTACGTGTCTCTGCGGCCAGACCTCCTAACTGTGGACAGCTCCCACCTTTACAGCGCTACAGGCACTATCACCAGTCCCACAGGGGAGACCTGGACAATCCCTGTCTACTCTGCTCCCGCTGGTTCCAGTGGACGGGAGCAGGTCACACACATCGCCATCCCCCAGGAGGCCTATGGAACAGTGCAGGTTGCTGGGACAAACACTACAACAATGACTACAATGCCAACACAAGTTACTGTTGAAAATGACAAGCTGAAAATCCCTGCAAGCCAGACTCAGACAGCGCAGGCCGTTTCCAGCATTACGAGCTCTGGAGGAATGGGAGGCCAAGAAGAAGTGGTGCACACACtggctgcaaacacactgtTCCCTGCCCAGCTGATGAATGGAAACATCCACATCCCAGTGGCAGTACAGGGCTACTCCAACGCTACACAGTCTCTTATCTGGGATCCACAGCAGCAGGTGCTACACACACAAGGGCTGTCGGGACAAGATGCACAGCAGCTACAG GGTCAGACAGTTGTAGCAGAGGTAGATGGCCATGGTCAGCAGCAAGTGCAGGTTCAGGAGCTGCTGTTGCCTGCCACTCTGAAGCCAGAAGAGGGGCTGGACGTGTGGCGGCTTTGggctcagaggaaaaacacagagttagaaaaatcagacaaaaacaagctggCCCCGATTGGCC ggCGCCAGGCACTGCGTTTCCAGGAGGACCTGGTGTCATGTGCAGTAGCGGAGCTCTGCATGGGTCTCTCTTTGATGACAACAGAGGCTCGGGGGCATGAAGGGGAGTCTTATGAGGCGGATGTTCTCTATTATGTATTTCTGTGCATACAAAAG tATCTGTTTGATAACGGTCGTGTGGATGACGTTTTCTCAGATCAGTACTACACTCGCTTCGCTCACAGTCTGCACCAGATCTTGGATCCGTGGAGACCATCTATTCATCCGCTAG GTTACGTTATCCCCAGCCATGTGACGGAGGAGATGCTGTGGGAATGTAAACAGCTGGGAGCTCATTCTCCTTCAACACTGCTCACAACGCTAATGTTCTTCAACACCAA GTATTTCCACCTGAAGACAGTTGACCAGCACCTAAAAGTGGCCTTTTCTAAGGTGCTGAGACACACCAGAAAGAGTCCCAACAACCCCAAAGACAAGAGCACCAGTATCCGATACCTGAAGTCAACGGAGAGGTTCATCGGGCAGAAAG TCACAGACGACATGTactcagagcagctggaggatcCAGAGAACCCGCTGCGATGCCCCATCAAGCTCTATGATTTCTACCTCTTCAAATG TCCGCAGAGCGCCAAAGGTCGCAATGACACCTTCTACCTGACTCCAGAGCCCGTGGTGGCCCCCAACAGCCCCATCTGGTATTCAACCCAACCAATCCCAAAAGAACAGCTGGAGCAGATGCTCGCCCGCATCCTCGTCGTCCGCGAAATCCAGGAAGCCATTAACATGTCTGAGAGCGTGCACTAG
- the LOC119022593 gene encoding periphilin-1 isoform X1 gives MDHAAPQDAHQSKGVMLRHKEHGDESLDKRPADKSASPAQDEKRPIRRVRSPSRPRAWMSGSYKPKLGGHFYKPRDDHHPFYKPSFSYQRYHHFHPRANFHRREHFHPKPHHVALKEREREKEKEKERYEQSKSTDGSSPPKQSSTPRAFLPRSSSSRDKDMQFIVAQSDRNQSRERDHRGSKSKERERSSRDGELPSTSSQTVARDRAIKQKRREIDEVYYQECEMFGLVAKMLIAKDQSLEGPIQSSLQENLRDIGKRCVEAMEKFIEDYDSRESSH, from the exons atggacCATGCAGCGCCGCAGGACGCACACCAGAGCAAG GGCGTCATGTTGCGGCACAAGGAACACGGCGATGAGTCACTTGACAAGAGGCCTGCTGACAAATCTGCGTCTCCCGCTCAG GATGAGAAGAGGCCGATCAGAAGAGTGCGAAGTCCGTCCAGACCGAGGGCCTGGATGTCGGGCTCTTACAAACCGAAGTTAGGAGGGCATTTCTATAAACCTCG GGATGACCACCACCCATTCTACAAGCCGAGCTTCAGCTACCAGAGGTACCACCACTTCCACCCGCGGGCTAATTTCCACCGGAGGGAACACTTTCACCCAAAACCTCACCACGTGGCGCTgaaggagagggagcgagagaaggagaaggagaaggagcgTTACGAGCAGAGCAAGAGCACCGATGGGAGTTCGCCTCCGAAACAAAGCAGCA ctCCTCGAGCTTTCTTACCAAGGTCCAGCTCCAGCAGAGACAAGGACATGCAGTTCATT gtTGCTCAAAGCGACAGGAATCAAAGCAGGGAGAGAGATCACAGAGGGagcaaaagcaaagaaaggGAACGAAGCAGCAGAGATGGGGAGCTCCCTTCAACTTCGAGCCAGACGGTGGCACGAGACAGAGCCATCaagcagaagaggagggagataGACGAG GTGTACTATCAGGAATGTGAAATGTTTGGCCTCGTGGCGAAGATGCTGATTGCCAAGGATCAGTCCCTGGAGGGTCCCATCCAGTCCTCGCTGCAGGAGAACCTCAGGGACATCGGCAAGCGCTGCGTGGAGGCCATGGAGAAATTTATCGAGGACTATGACTCAAGAGAGTCGTCTCACTAA
- the LOC119022593 gene encoding periphilin-1 isoform X2 produces the protein MLRHKEHGDESLDKRPADKSASPAQDEKRPIRRVRSPSRPRAWMSGSYKPKLGGHFYKPRDDHHPFYKPSFSYQRYHHFHPRANFHRREHFHPKPHHVALKEREREKEKEKERYEQSKSTDGSSPPKQSSTPRAFLPRSSSSRDKDMQFIVAQSDRNQSRERDHRGSKSKERERSSRDGELPSTSSQTVARDRAIKQKRREIDEVYYQECEMFGLVAKMLIAKDQSLEGPIQSSLQENLRDIGKRCVEAMEKFIEDYDSRESSH, from the exons ATGTTGCGGCACAAGGAACACGGCGATGAGTCACTTGACAAGAGGCCTGCTGACAAATCTGCGTCTCCCGCTCAG GATGAGAAGAGGCCGATCAGAAGAGTGCGAAGTCCGTCCAGACCGAGGGCCTGGATGTCGGGCTCTTACAAACCGAAGTTAGGAGGGCATTTCTATAAACCTCG GGATGACCACCACCCATTCTACAAGCCGAGCTTCAGCTACCAGAGGTACCACCACTTCCACCCGCGGGCTAATTTCCACCGGAGGGAACACTTTCACCCAAAACCTCACCACGTGGCGCTgaaggagagggagcgagagaaggagaaggagaaggagcgTTACGAGCAGAGCAAGAGCACCGATGGGAGTTCGCCTCCGAAACAAAGCAGCA ctCCTCGAGCTTTCTTACCAAGGTCCAGCTCCAGCAGAGACAAGGACATGCAGTTCATT gtTGCTCAAAGCGACAGGAATCAAAGCAGGGAGAGAGATCACAGAGGGagcaaaagcaaagaaaggGAACGAAGCAGCAGAGATGGGGAGCTCCCTTCAACTTCGAGCCAGACGGTGGCACGAGACAGAGCCATCaagcagaagaggagggagataGACGAG GTGTACTATCAGGAATGTGAAATGTTTGGCCTCGTGGCGAAGATGCTGATTGCCAAGGATCAGTCCCTGGAGGGTCCCATCCAGTCCTCGCTGCAGGAGAACCTCAGGGACATCGGCAAGCGCTGCGTGGAGGCCATGGAGAAATTTATCGAGGACTATGACTCAAGAGAGTCGTCTCACTAA